The Calderihabitans maritimus genomic interval CCTTTAACAAAGATATTAATTATGGGAAGAAAAAGTAACGTGTTTAACACATTAAATGATGTATGAGCATTGGCAATTTGGCGGGCGATATCGTCTTGTGGGGATATAATAAGCACCAATTTCAAAAACAGAGGCATAAACAACAAGAATATTACCGTACCTGTAACATTAAACAACACATGGCTAAAAGCAGCCCTTCTGGCGGTCAGATTGGTTCCAATACTGGCTAACAATGCTGTGATACACGTTCCGATGTTATCGCCCAATAAAATCGGTATAGCTGCCTCCAAACTGACCAGCCCCTGACTGGCCATAGCAATAAGAATTCCTATAGTGGCGCTACTGCTTTGAATAAGCGAGGTCATCACTATCCCTACGGCCACTCCCAGTAATGGATATCGGCCGAAATTAGCCATAAAAATGCGAAAACCTTCGTACTCACGCAGAGGAGCCATGGCATCTTTCATAATATCCAACCCTAAGAAAAGAATTCCAAAGCCAAGGACAACTTGTCCAATATAACGATGGGTTCTTTTTCTGCCAAAAAAATAAAAAGCAAAACCCAATGCAATTAGCGGTTCGATATAATGACTTAATTTAAAGGCAATAAGCTGGGCGGTAACTGTAGTGCCAATGTTGGCTCCCATAATAACACTAACTGCTTGTTTTAAGGTCATTAATCCTGCATTAACAAAACCTACCACCATTACCGTGGTGGCACTGCTGCTTTGAATTATGGCGGTTACTATCGTTCCTACCAGCACACCGACCAGAGGAATGCTGGTAAGGACTTCGAGAATACTGCGCATGCGGTTGCCCGCACTCTTTTGCAGACCATCCCCCATAACCTGCATTCCGTATATGAATAAAGCCAGACCGCCTAACAGAGTAAAAACAAGTTTCAATTTCCCTCTCCCCTTTTGAAACTCACGGCAAT includes:
- a CDS encoding Na/Pi cotransporter family protein yields the protein MKLVFTLLGGLALFIYGMQVMGDGLQKSAGNRMRSILEVLTSIPLVGVLVGTIVTAIIQSSSATTVMVVGFVNAGLMTLKQAVSVIMGANIGTTVTAQLIAFKLSHYIEPLIALGFAFYFFGRKRTHRYIGQVVLGFGILFLGLDIMKDAMAPLREYEGFRIFMANFGRYPLLGVAVGIVMTSLIQSSSATIGILIAMASQGLVSLEAAIPILLGDNIGTCITALLASIGTNLTARRAAFSHVLFNVTGTVIFLLFMPLFLKLVLIISPQDDIARQIANAHTSFNVLNTLLFLPIINIFVKGIIKLIPGEVETIPQGPVYLDPRMLKTPAIALSLATKEIIRMADIAYRNVADAMEGFFQEDAKLLNSVFEREKVIDQLDEAITAYLAQIAQRGMNPALSKRHTGLLHAVNDLERVGDHAVNIAQMAFNRIEDGLPFTEQALSELQEMSELVKDTLAQAIEALKHDNVSAAKQVLRQERKIDEMEKSLRLSHIGRLNCGKCYPGSGVVFLDIISNLERVGDHSHNIAQVVLEED